TCAAAGGCTATGGGCCGGAACAGGGCTATGGCTGGTTGCGAGAAAAAATCGTCGCCCATGACTTTCAGGCCCGTGGGTGCCAGGTCGAGGCCAGCGAGATCTTTATCTCGGATGGCTCTAAGTGCGACTGTGGCAACATCCTCGACATCTTCGGCAAAAATAACACCATCGCCGTCACCGATCCGGTTTATCCCGTCTATGTCGACACCAATGTCATGGCTGGTCACACTGGCCCCGCTAAGGATAATGGCGAATACCAAGGTTTGGTATATTTACCCATCAACGCCGAGAATCGCTTCACCGCTGAGATTCCCCGTCAGCCGGTTGATCTGATCTACCTCTGTTTTCCCAACAATCCCACCGGAGCCGTGGCCAGCAAGGAGCATTTGCAGGCTTGGGTTGACTATGCCCGCCAACATGGCTCCATCTTGCTGTTTGATGCCGCCTATGAAGCCTTCATCGCCGATCCTGCTATCCCCCATTCCATCTATGAAATTGAGGGGGCCCGGGACTGTGCCATTGAGTTTCGCTCCTTCTCCAAGAACGCCGGCTTCACCGGCACCCGCTGCGCCTTTACGGTAGTGCCCAAGTCCCTCAAGGGTAAGGCCGCTGACGGTTCTGATGTACCCCTGCATCCTCTCTGGAATCGTCGTCAGTCCACCAAGTTCAATGGCGTGTCCTACATCGTGCAACGAGGGGCAGAGGCGGTGTACTCCGAAGCTGGGCAAGCTCAGGTCAAAGAGTTAGTCAGGTTTTATCTAGACAATGCTGGCATCATCCGGGCGCAACTCACGGCAGCAGGCATTGGCGTCTATGGCGGAGTCAATGCGCCCTATGTCTGGGTTAAAACGCCCAAGGGACTTTCCAGTTGGGACTTTTTCGATAAGCTACTGCACACCTGTAACGTAGTGGGCACCCCTGGGTCTGGATTTGGCGCCGCTGGAGAGGGCTACTTCCGCCTATCTGCCTTCAATAGCCGGGAACAGGTTAATGAAGCCATGGCGCGTATTACCCGAGCTTTTAGCGTCTAAGCGGCACAGGAAAAGCTGGGCTACTGATTTGTCGCTAGAGACACCGGAAGGACAACCTTGCCCATGAACCATTGGCTCTGCAAACACCGCCGTCACGTCATGTGGCTATCGTTTTTGGCGATGGTCTGGCTGTTTTGCAGTGGCCAAGCCCAAGCCGGGCAGCTGACTGAACGATTGGGCCGGTTCTCCGATTGGACTAATCACCCCCAGGTTGAAGTAGCTAGTAGTGGCCGACTGCGCCTTCAATGATTTGCAGTTGGGGTTTGCAGCTGGCTCAGGCCTATCTAGAAGAACAAGTGGTCAAGCTTGTCCAAGTTGATGGGGTTGTCAACCCTATACCGCCCTAGCATATTGTGACAATGGCTACCATTATGCAGTAAGCCGTAAGGCCAGGAGCTAGAGAGCGAAATATCGGTCAACTTCCACTATGGCCTCCTAGGCGGGTTGATTGCGGGGAGGGATGGGTTGGCCTCGATGGAGTTTATGCTCTAGGGTGCCTAGGTACCACCAGATCCCAGCAGCGGCCAAGGGGATGGCGGTCAGCAAAACGCCCAGCCCCAAAGACAGGGAACCAGCCAGTGCCACCACCAGAGGAATGGCAGACCAGGTAGTGGCGCTAACGACCACGGCACCGCGCCGTACCTGCTGAATTCGCTGCAAGGCAGAGCGGCAGCTGTGGCAATGTTTAGTGTGGGAATGGTATCGATCCATTAGGGCTTCTTGAGACCATTCTGGAGCTAGGGAGGCCCCGGGAAAGGGATCGGCGGCAAACTCGCTGACCCACTGGCGGAATTGCAGCACATAGCGATCTGCTTGGGTGGGCAGATAACAGGCCTGGGCATAGGGCTGGGAACCAGCCTGGGCCAGAGCCCGCTCCTGAAGATGCAGGAAAATCTGATCGTCTTCTAGTACCCGGTTGTTGCCGACATGGGTATACCAACGGGGAGTGAGACCGATGAAGAGCTTGGGTAACCGGGTAGAAAACTTAAAAGGAAAGCGGGCAAGCAGTCGGCACTCTCCCTTACGAATGGGGACGGCATAGACCACGGTGAGGGTGCGGCCAAACTGCTGGGAAGTCAAGTCATGGTACATCAGCCCTGGGGCAATGAAGCGAGTGTGCTGGGTACCGAGCTTTCCTTGGCGCGGTCCCTCGGGCCAGAGGCCGCGAAAGCCCTGGCGGTCAGAAGCAAGTACCTCCATGGCCATGGGGGCAGCATTCTCGCGCTTACCCACGGTCTCGTGGTGGGTGTAGGGAATGTGGCTGGAGTCTAGGACGTTTTCCAGTAGGGTGAGGGCATCGTAGGGCAAATCTCGAAAGGTGTTCAGAACCACCCAGCCTTCAGAGTCGTCTTCTAAAGGGTCGATGACAGGCACCGGCACCTGGGCAGCCCTGGCGATATCTCCTGGATAGACAAATAACAGGCCCTGACGCACGGCCGTTGGTAAGGAGGTGGCACAAGCCCGGGGAGACTGGTGACCTTGCTGCTCTGGAAACTGTTGGGGAATTTGCTGGCAAGCCCCGCTGCCAGAAAAACTCCAGCCGTGGTAAGGGCATTCCAGCTGACCGGCCTCGTTGATGCGACCTTCCGACAGAGGCGCCAGACGATGGGGGCAACTATCCTCGAAGACGCGCCAGGTCTGCTCCTGGGGATCCCACCAGATCACCAGATCTCGCTCTAGCAGGGTGAAGCGATTGGGGCGGGTTTTATCCAGATCTTCCACATAGTGGACCGGATGCCAGGCTTCGGCCCAGTCGAAACGATCTGGGTCTGGACCACCAGCAGGCAGGGACCGCTGGTGGGGAGCTATGACGGCGGTGTCAGGAGCAGTTACTGGAGAATAAGTCACCATCGTAGTCAATTCAGTACGGCATTGGGAGTGAATCCCTATAGTTCTATTATGCCGTTACAAAAGTTTATGGGGGAGGCTTACCCATGAATGCCGCACTCGGTCTTACTGCTGCCGCGCCAGCGCCCGGCCCGTTCCTCTTCGCCTTGGGTAACGGGGGTGGTTAATGGTTCGTCGCCAATGCTGGTGTAGCCCTGGTCATGCAGCGGATTATAGATCACTTGCTGCTGAACGATATAGGTCCACACCTGCTTGCGGGTCCAATGGGCTAGGGGATTGATCTTGATGCGCCCCTGGGGATCCTGCTCGAAGATGGGTAAGGAGCGGCGGGATTGGGATTGATCGCGCCGTCGACCGGTGATCCAAGCCTGGACCCGTAATTCTTTCAGGGCCCGTTTCAGGGGTTCCACCTTGGTCACGTAGTGAAACCAGTCCACATCCTCTTGCCAGAGCCGATCTCCGTAACGAGCGGCAAACCTGTCCCGACTATGGGCAGCTTGGGGGCGGTAGACACGCAAATCCAGATCATAGGCAGCGGTGGCCCGGGCCATGGTATCGAGGGTTTCGGGGAAGTGGTGCAGGGTATCTAGAAACACTACCGGAATTGGAGGCTGGGGGCGTACCTCGTGATACAGCATGTGGGGAATGACCGGCAAGCTGAAGGAATTGGTTTGAATCAGGCCGTCGGTCCAGTGCTGTCGGCACCAGGCCAGAATTTCTTGAGGAGTAGCCTGGGCAAAGTGGCGATTGGCCCAGGCCAGGTCGAGTTGGCAGGTAGTTGTGGGAGTTGCCGAAATGCATTGAACCATAGGACAGTCGTCGCTGCGAGCAGCTTCAAGCAGAGAGTGTTACAGAACGTATCCAGTGCCAGTATGACATAATCACGCATATTCCGGTCGGGATACGGGTATTTATTGGCTCAAGGGATGGGGGGGGTGGAGGGAAGAGGGAGGAGTGAAGAGTGAAGAGTGGGAGTGAAGAGTGGGGAGTGAAGAGTGGGGGTGAAGGGTGAAGGGTGAAGGGTGGGGGTGAAGGGTGAAGGGTGGGTCGTGCTGCTGAAACTGGGTAAGCAATGGGTGGCAAGAACAGGACCCACCACGGGGCCGAGAAACGAAACCCCCATTCCGTGGGCTACAATCTGGGGCGTTGATGGTCACTGGACACTGAGGATGTTGGCATGCGGCTGATCCTTTACAGCAAACCGGGTTGCCATCTCTGTGAGGGGCTGCAGGAGAAGCTGGCAGCGGTGCGACAGATAGAAATTGACTTGGAGGTGCGGGATATTACTACCCGGCCAGAGTGGTTTGAGGCCTATCAGTACACAATCCCGGTGCTGTGTCGCCAGATTGAAACGGCAAACGGCATGCAAGAAGTGGTACTGCCACGGCTGTCACCCCGGGCGCCGGTGTCCCAGTTGGAGCGATTGCTACAGACGGCGGGGGCAGCAGGTAGGGCAGAATAATCGCAATCGCTAATGTGAGGAGTCGCTGACATGAACGTGCGTGAATTGCTGTCTCGGATTCCTGATGAGTTGATAGTGACGGTGCCAGCGACAGCCTCGGCGCTAGAGGCAGAGGTTAAGGGGCTGTGTGCCAATTCCCATGCTTGTCAACCAGGGGATGTGTTCGTGGGCTTGCCGGGAACCCGGGTAGATGGGGGCGAGTTTTGGCCCTCTGCGATCGCATCGGGAGCCATTGCTGCCCTGATATCGCCCCAAGCCCTAGAGCGACGGCCCCCTAGCGAGACGGAATCCCCCTGTCTGGTAACCCTGGCGGACATGGCCATTGCCTGTGCCGAAGTGGCAACGGCCTTCTACGATTATCCGGCTGAGGCGATGACATTAGCCGGGGTCACCGGCACCAACGGCAAGACCACCACCACCCATCTGATCGAGTTTTTGCTGCAGCAGGCCACCTTGCCCACGGCTCTACTGGGCACCCTCTACACCCGCTGGCCTGGCTATCAACGGACGGCCCTACATACGACGCCCTTTGCCATCGATCTACAGGCCGATCTGGCCGCGGCACGCCAAGCCGGCTGTCGCCATGGAGTGCTGGAGGTGAGCTCCCACGCCCTGGCCCAGCATCGGGTCTGGGGCTGCCCCTTCGACGTGGCGGTCTTCACCAACCTGAGCCAAGACCATCTGGATTTCCACCGGGACCTGGACGATTATTTCAACGCCAAGGCCCGCCTCTTTAGCCCTGACTATCTGCGGGGACGGGCCATCGTCAATGGCCGCGATCCCTACGGACAGCGGTTGCTAGCGCGGCTAGACCCGGCCCAGGTGTGGCGCTATGCCGTGGCCGATGACCAGGCCGACCTATCCGCCCATGACCTGCAGTATCACGCCACCGGCGTGACTGGGACGCTGCGCACTCCCTTAGGGACCCTGCCTTTCACCTCGCCCTTGGTGGGACAGTTCAACCTGGAAAATCTATTGGCAGCGGTGGGGGCGGTGTTGCATCTGGGGGTGCCCCTAGCCACGGTGGTGGACAGTCTCCAGCATTTCCCGAGGGTACCGGGCCGCATGGAACGAGTGCAGCTGCAGCTGCAGCAGGATATCAGCGTCATTGTCGATTATGCCCACACCCCCGACAGCCTGCAGAATTCCCTACAGGCAGCCCGACCCTTTGTGCCGGGGCGATTGATCTGTGTGTTTGGCTGCGGCGGCGATCGCGATCGCCGCAAGCGGCCCCAGATGGGTCGCATTGCCTATGACCTGGCCGATGTGGTGGTGGTCACCTCTGACAATCCTCGCACCGAAGACCCTGAGGCCATCCTGCAGGATATTTTGGCCGGGATTCCAGAGCCGTTGGCGGCGGAGCAGGTGGTGTGCGATCGCAAAGCCGCTATCCATCAAGCCATTCACATGGCGCAGCCGGGGGACGGCATTTTGATCGCCGGTAAGGGCCATGAAGACTACCAGATCCTCGGCACCGAGAAGATCCACTTCGACGATCGGGAACAGGCCCGCCAGGCTTTGGCCCAACGCTACGGGACTGCAGCGCCTAGCGGCTGAGAGCCGGCAGTCCATTCACCAGCACCGGGAAGGCAATAATCAGTACCAGCACCAGCAGCTGCAGCAAGATAAAGGAAATGGCCCCCCGATAGATGTGGCCCGTGGTCAAGGCGGCTGGGGCCACCCCGCGCAGGTAGAACAGGGCAAAACCAAAGGGCGGCGTCAGAAACGACGACTGCAGATTGGCGCCGATAATCACCCCGTACCAGACCAGGTCCATGCCCAGCTGCTGGGCGATGGGGGCAAACAGGGGCACCACGATGAAGGCGATCTCAAAGAAATCGATGAAGAAGCCCAGCACGAAGATGGTGAGCATACTCACCAGCAAGAAACTGAGGCTGCCACCAGGGAGATTGGCAAAACTGTCGAAGATGAACTGATCCCCGTGGAGGCCGCGAAATACCAGGCTAAAGGCCGTCGAGCCCAGCAGAATAAACATGACCATGGTGGTGGTACGCAGGGTGCTATCGCAGACATGCCTCAGGGTGGCCCGACTGAGTTGCCGGTTACAGGCTGCCAAGACCAAGGCCCCTACCGCTCCCAAGGCCCCGGCCTCGGTGGGGGTAGCCACGCCGAAGAAGATGCTGCCCAAGACCAGCAAAATCAGAATCAAGGGGGGCACCATCACCCG
This portion of the Halomicronema hongdechloris C2206 genome encodes:
- a CDS encoding glutaredoxin family protein, giving the protein MRLILYSKPGCHLCEGLQEKLAAVRQIEIDLEVRDITTRPEWFEAYQYTIPVLCRQIETANGMQEVVLPRLSPRAPVSQLERLLQTAGAAGRAE
- a CDS encoding UDP-N-acetylmuramoyl-L-alanyl-D-glutamate--2,6-diaminopimelate ligase; its protein translation is MNVRELLSRIPDELIVTVPATASALEAEVKGLCANSHACQPGDVFVGLPGTRVDGGEFWPSAIASGAIAALISPQALERRPPSETESPCLVTLADMAIACAEVATAFYDYPAEAMTLAGVTGTNGKTTTTHLIEFLLQQATLPTALLGTLYTRWPGYQRTALHTTPFAIDLQADLAAARQAGCRHGVLEVSSHALAQHRVWGCPFDVAVFTNLSQDHLDFHRDLDDYFNAKARLFSPDYLRGRAIVNGRDPYGQRLLARLDPAQVWRYAVADDQADLSAHDLQYHATGVTGTLRTPLGTLPFTSPLVGQFNLENLLAAVGAVLHLGVPLATVVDSLQHFPRVPGRMERVQLQLQQDISVIVDYAHTPDSLQNSLQAARPFVPGRLICVFGCGGDRDRRKRPQMGRIAYDLADVVVVTSDNPRTEDPEAILQDILAGIPEPLAAEQVVCDRKAAIHQAIHMAQPGDGILIAGKGHEDYQILGTEKIHFDDREQARQALAQRYGTAAPSG
- a CDS encoding LL-diaminopimelate aminotransferase — encoded protein: MATINDNYLKLKAGYLFPEIARRVNTFVEANPDADIIKLGIGDVTEPLPQACCQAMIKAVEDMGDRATFKGYGPEQGYGWLREKIVAHDFQARGCQVEASEIFISDGSKCDCGNILDIFGKNNTIAVTDPVYPVYVDTNVMAGHTGPAKDNGEYQGLVYLPINAENRFTAEIPRQPVDLIYLCFPNNPTGAVASKEHLQAWVDYARQHGSILLFDAAYEAFIADPAIPHSIYEIEGARDCAIEFRSFSKNAGFTGTRCAFTVVPKSLKGKAADGSDVPLHPLWNRRQSTKFNGVSYIVQRGAEAVYSEAGQAQVKELVRFYLDNAGIIRAQLTAAGIGVYGGVNAPYVWVKTPKGLSSWDFFDKLLHTCNVVGTPGSGFGAAGEGYFRLSAFNSREQVNEAMARITRAFSV
- a CDS encoding aromatic ring-hydroxylating dioxygenase subunit alpha, whose translation is MVTYSPVTAPDTAVIAPHQRSLPAGGPDPDRFDWAEAWHPVHYVEDLDKTRPNRFTLLERDLVIWWDPQEQTWRVFEDSCPHRLAPLSEGRINEAGQLECPYHGWSFSGSGACQQIPQQFPEQQGHQSPRACATSLPTAVRQGLLFVYPGDIARAAQVPVPVIDPLEDDSEGWVVLNTFRDLPYDALTLLENVLDSSHIPYTHHETVGKRENAAPMAMEVLASDRQGFRGLWPEGPRQGKLGTQHTRFIAPGLMYHDLTSQQFGRTLTVVYAVPIRKGECRLLARFPFKFSTRLPKLFIGLTPRWYTHVGNNRVLEDDQIFLHLQERALAQAGSQPYAQACYLPTQADRYVLQFRQWVSEFAADPFPGASLAPEWSQEALMDRYHSHTKHCHSCRSALQRIQQVRRGAVVVSATTWSAIPLVVALAGSLSLGLGVLLTAIPLAAAGIWWYLGTLEHKLHRGQPIPPRNQPA
- the cysH gene encoding phosphoadenosine phosphosulfate reductase, whose amino-acid sequence is MVQCISATPTTTCQLDLAWANRHFAQATPQEILAWCRQHWTDGLIQTNSFSLPVIPHMLYHEVRPQPPIPVVFLDTLHHFPETLDTMARATAAYDLDLRVYRPQAAHSRDRFAARYGDRLWQEDVDWFHYVTKVEPLKRALKELRVQAWITGRRRDQSQSRRSLPIFEQDPQGRIKINPLAHWTRKQVWTYIVQQQVIYNPLHDQGYTSIGDEPLTTPVTQGEEERAGRWRGSSKTECGIHG